In Capricornis sumatraensis isolate serow.1 chromosome 2, serow.2, whole genome shotgun sequence, the DNA window CTGGTATGTCAACTCCACTGTTCCAAACACACTGATCAACTTCCTCTCAGAGAGCAAGGCCATCTCTTTCACTGGTTGCTTCcttcaattatattttttcttttccatgggctcCACTGAGTGCTTCTTTCTCTCAGCAATGTCATTTGATCGATACTTTGCCATCTGCCATCCTCTGCATTATGCCACAATTATGACTGGTAGATGTTGTTTCAACCTAGTGATTGCTTGTTGGATATGTGGCTTTCTCTGGTATCTGGTGCCTGTTATTCTCATTTCCCAACTGCCTTTCTGTGGTCCTAATGCAACTGATCACTTTGTATGTGACTCAGGCCCACTGCTGACCCTTTCATGTGTTCCTGCTCCCATGTCCAAGCTCACCAGCTGTACTCTAAGCTCCCTCATCATCCTCCTTAGCTTCCTTTTCATTCTCATCTCCTATGCCCTGGTTCTACTTGCTGTTCTTCGATTGCCCTCGGCATCCAGTCAACAAAAGGCGTTTTCCACCTGTGGGTCCCATTTGGCTGTGGTGCTGCTGTTCTACGGGACCATTATGGTGATGCATGTGAGCCCTGGATCCAGCCACTCCACGTTGTTGCCAAAAATCATGACTTTGTTCTATGCTATGGTGACTCCACTCATCAACCCTTTGATTTACAGTCTCAGGAATAAGGATATGAAAAAAGCTCTCTGGAAAGTTctggaaaagtttaaaatttctttaaaagtcttTGGCAGCAGGCACAGGAGGAATGTGGGATAATCTGGTTTAGTGTGATGTGGGTAAAATGGCCATCCTTGAACTTTCACACATTTGTACCATCATCCGTTCAGTAAATAGTAACTGAATGCCTCCTTCATGTTAGACACTGCACTTCGCACTATATTGTGAATATAATTATGAAGATAAATCAGGCACAATCTCTTCCTCAAATATCACTCTAATGGTGCAGACAGGTAAGAAAATAATTACtataaaatgcaataaatattcTAACCAATATATGTACAATATATGAAACACAAGGAAAAAACAACTAATTTTGCCTGGGATCATGGGCAGTCAGGATTAGTGTTAGGGAAAACTTCAGTCAACATCATAGCAGACATGTATATTTTGTGATGAGGTGGGGGAAAGCCTTGGGTTCTGTTTAACTTCTAACTagatttcttgtttttctttttttattagtatttttttaaattttcataaaaaatagttgactcacaatgttgtgctagtttcagatgtacagcaaagtgaaacagttatacatatatgtatattcaatctttttttaaattcttctcttatataggctattacagagtagagttccctgtgctacacagcaagttcttattagttatgttttacatatagtagtgtgtatatttcagtcccaatctcccaatttatccctccctcaccccttatcccctggcaaccataagtttgctttctacatttgtgactctacttctgtttcataaataagttcacttataccttttttttttagattgcacatataagcaatatcatgtgatatttgtttttctgtatccaacttactttactcagtatgacaatctatACGTCCAtacatgttactgcaaatggcattatttgatctttttatgactaatattccattgtatatatgtacaacatcttctttatcttgtaccttgttgatggacatttatgattgcttccatgtcttggctattataaatagtgctgcgatgaacattggggagcatgtatcttttcagtttattattttctccaggtatatgccaggagtggaatttttgtatcatatggtagttctgtttttagtttttgcaaatgaaacaactaacaagggattaatctccaaaatatacaaacagcttatgcatctcaacatggaaaaaaaaaaaaaaaacccagtcaaaaagtgggcagagtaTGTacagagacatttctccaaagaagacatgcagctaaaaagcacatgaaaagatgctcagtatcactaattactacaaaaatgcaaatcaaaactacaaggaggtatcatctcacacaactcagaatggctatcatcagaaaatgtacaagcaataaatgttagagaggatgtggagaaaaaggaaccctcctacacagttGGTAGGAATCTAAACTggatacagccaccatggagaacagtatggatgttccttaaaaactaaaaatagatttatttttcaatCCTACTATGATATCTTTGAAAGGATATGAGACTTAAAATCAAAAGATCTAGGTAGGAACTCAATTCTTCCACAACTAAAACTGAAATGGTAATTGCCATCCCCAGAGACAATTAGTGTGATGTTTTAATAAATTATGAGTCCAAAAGTTCCTAAAACAGTACATAGAAagtacataataaatattaattaaatatgaaTGTTAATGAATTCTTTGTTCTCATGTTCTTTATTGGAATCAAAATCTCAGAGCCTTCATGAAAGCCACTTCCTATAACTTTTGGCAAAGCCCTTTTACAGCAGCTCTCCTTCTCAACTTTCCTTGAGACATAAACTAGATTATGTTTTCTCCATTTATAGCCAAAATACCATGTGTTTAGTTTAATTTtggtctgtgagtgtgtgtgtgtgtgtgtgtgtgtgtgtgtgtgtgtttacagtgTTCTAGAGAATTAAGTCTTCAAAACTGGGACTTGTTTACCCCCGGGATACGTGAAGACTTTCCAAAAGTCACACAAGCATGCATAGTTCAATTTCTAGATTCTCAACTTACATATGCACATTTTCCTAAAGCTGCTGTGCCTAAGAACACATCTTTTATTGAAGTTTCAAATGGACTTATTTCACACATCCTCTTTCACAATTGCTTTTCTCCCACTTCAGATATAAAGCCTACCATTCACCAATTCTGACCTTAATATTTTGCATTGTTTGGGTATATAAGCTTCTAGTTGGGGACACTaaacaaataatttgaaataatgaTCACTCTACTGTGAAAGTGAATGGATTTAACAGATAATACATCCTTTAGTAACAAATGGTTTACAAGTTTTTCTTTCCAACAAAACTAAAAAAGGGTGTCTTGTTTTGGATTGtcataaaagaagaaacatgCAGGTAGTTTATTATTAATAGAAGGTGGTTTCAGGTAGTAGGAATGAGGAATGAGAAGAAGCTACTATGACCAACGAAAATTTGATTCCACTAGAACATCTGAGAATTGTCCATTTgaatggcacaggtctaagacaTTTATTGACTAACCATAGTTGCACAGGGAGATACTGACTACTCATGTTTCCAGAAACACATTGACTGGTGCACCAAATGAGCCATTGTGTCTTCAGAAAAGGCCCTGTGGATAGGGCTTGAGACAGGAGGGATGCTATCAGACTGATTCTGAGCTCCCAAGGGAATGCCCACCACCTCTGAAACTAAAATCAGAGGTACGTCAGGAAGCTCACAAGGCTACTTAACTATCCTGATAGCAGGTTACAAATAATTTGCAGTTAACAGGCAATATATGGTAACGGTCAGAACCAGACTCCCTGAATTCAAATTCTGTCTCCACTAACTGCATGACTTCGTATATGCCTCCATTAACTCATATTTAAAGAAACGATAATGATAGAGCTTTCTTCCCAGTGCCATTGTGAGGATGAAATTAATCAACCTGCTTATCAGAGAGTGTGGCAAAGAGTAAACCCTAAAATATCTCCATCGTTATAATACTTCATGCTTATGTTCACAGGGAATTTGCTCTCATTACAAGTTCTAATTTGGAAGTTAATTTTctattctatcatgtatactatcatgtaagaattgaatcgccagtctatgtctgatgcaggatacagcatgcttggggctggtgcatggggatgacccacagagatgttatggggagggaggtgggaggggggttcatgtttggaaacacatgtaagaattaaagattttaaaatttaaaaaaataaaaaataaaaaaaaatagaatgtagCTAAAAATGCGGGCTGTATAATAAAGAGTTAACAAGTCAAAACACTGTATACTCAGATTAGAGAGAAATGATAAAGAGTACATCAATATAGAAATATAGAGTTTATCAGTAACATACATGTTGTTGAATCACAACGCAGAGATGTTAGTATGTTGAAGCACAAGATGGTTTTCTCAGTAATATGACTGACAAAGACTATCAACATGAGTTACGAGCAAGTGAACATGCAAACACTGAATTACCAATTTAAAAAACCAATGTCCTTGTATGAAAGAACATAGGACATGCAGAATTATAGATTGCAGTTACCTGTAATCTGAGAGTGGTCTcagtctctttccctctctcctcacccctcttcctctcttcttatgcccctctctctctttctctctctccacataCTCTGTTCTGCTTCTCAGGAATCATAGACCTCTCTGACTTTTGATAGGAAAAGAATTTGCTTCAAATTGGGCAGTTCCTGAAAATACTCTTCTCCACTATACAGACatcattcaatatcatgtaaTATTTCTGTTGCTGCACTACAGAAATCTAGCAGCCTGGTGTTCTATCTTATAATATAAATGCTCTCTATATACCTCTATATACATGCTCTcacatttcaaaacaaaacaatttgctAGTTGTGAATCAGAATTGCTTCCACGGCTAAATCTGAAAATACTGCCAGCCCTCTGTGTCTGGTGCACTGGGGATGGAGAATCTACAGTATCAAAGACCTGACTATACTGTGCCATTTTTATGTAAGGGACTTGACATTCCCTGGATTTTTACCTTAGGGGATCCTGGAAACAATCCCCCCACAGATATGGAGGGATGGCTATGCTCCTTTTCCTTGGAATGTTTATAACCTTTACGCTAtaatctgaatgtttgtgtccctccgAAATTCAGATGTTGAAATCCACACCCCCAGCGTGATGGTATGCTATTAGGATTTGGGGCCTTTAGGTAAATAGGTCATGACAATGGAGCCATCAtaaatggaattagtgccctttgaaaaaagaccccagagagctccttcATCCCTCCCACCATGTAATGTTACAGTGTTAACAAGGCTGTCTAAACAAGAAGTATGCTGTCACCAGATACTCTAACTGCTgatgccttgatcttggatttcctaggctccagatctgtgagaaataaaattctgtttatgTGGCACATATGGATCATAGTATTTCTGTTGAAGCAGCCCAAACAGAAAAGACAGTTTAGAAAGTAGTCTTTCTGTACCATGGTCtttcaaagacattactttaGGGGAACATTTTGTTAATTTGGGATTGGTCTCTactctgcttcttcctctttaATTCTCTGGCTTAACCAAAGCATTTTCCTTACCCTAACTAAGGCTTTCTTCCCACCCACCgctgtcttctttttcttctctcttatcaACTTCAAAGATGCACATCACGGCCTAATGACCCATGTACCCCACACAGAGTTCTCCTATTTAGTGTGCCCTCCTCATTCAGTTTGAATTCTACTTGTCCTGTAAGTCAGTGCCTTTTACTGAAGTGAATAGACCCCAATTCATTGCAGCAAAGATTAAttgtttcataaaataaaaaaattaataactagaaaatgaaatataaaaacagaaatatagctaACTTTTATATTATTAGATTTAACACATCACAAACTAGTCAACTATGAAAGTTTCTAAATGCTTCATCTTAGTATCTGAATTTATCACAGACAGCTAacaatttgctgctgctgttgctactaagtcacttcagtcgtgtccgactctgtgcgaccccatagatggcagcccaccaggcttctccatccctgggattctccaggcaagaacactggagtgggttgtcatttcctactccaacgcatcaa includes these proteins:
- the LOC138096746 gene encoding olfactory receptor 11G2-like, translated to MNISKSASHSESVREFILLGFPCSREIQVILFMFFSIIYLLTLIGNGAIICAVCWDQHLHTPMYILLGNFAFLEIWYVNSTVPNTLINFLSESKAISFTGCFLQLYFFFSMGSTECFFLSAMSFDRYFAICHPLHYATIMTGRCCFNLVIACWICGFLWYLVPVILISQLPFCGPNATDHFVCDSGPLLTLSCVPAPMSKLTSCTLSSLIILLSFLFILISYALVLLAVLRLPSASSQQKAFSTCGSHLAVVLLFYGTIMVMHVSPGSSHSTLLPKIMTLFYAMVTPLINPLIYSLRNKDMKKALWKVLEKFKISLKVFGSRHRRNVG